The sequence below is a genomic window from Gossypium hirsutum isolate 1008001.06 chromosome A11, Gossypium_hirsutum_v2.1, whole genome shotgun sequence.
CACTACTAATCCTGCTTGAATGATAACTCATGCAAGATGAGATAGCTTTGCATTTTTAACTGACCAgttgcttcttttttcttttttttttattatagcaAAAAATGACAAAGGAATTCCCCAATTCAGAAAGTTGACCTCCAAAGTCACTGGAAAACCGAAAGTGAATTAGAGAATTATAGGAAGTTTCGTATGTCCAATGACTTTACATCAGGCATTGCCTCATCCTTGAATTCCTCCCTGAACATAAAAAGTTATTATAAGGGGAAAATAAAGCATTTCATCAATTATGCCATACATTGCATACAATGATACAAACAAATCATTCATCCATTTGGCAGCAAATACCAGACAGATAATGGTTTCGTTGACTAAACTTTGTTAGATGTAtgattcagaaaaaaataatatgtacattttttaaatttcttttctttatgttaTACAAACTATCATGCTTCTTTCATACGAAACAGTAAATTGTAAATGTCTCCTAGCTGCATGCGTATCTCTCAGATTAACCTAAACAGAGAAGATAGCTTGAAAGCTTTACAAGATATGAGTAATTTGGACCCATGTCTATGTGCAAGTGTAGACAAGAAAAAAAGCAATTACTTTCCTAGCAGCTAACCCAATTCCATCCAACCGCATAAATTAATTAAGTCCCAGGGCCACTACATAAGAAATGTAGtgtgaaaaaagagagaaattcaTCATTGTAAAACAAAAGATCTTTAACGTACCGCTTCTTTTGTGTTTCCATTGCTTCAAGAGCATCCTTCTTCAGCTCCTCCAATTGTGCCTTGGAGATTTTTAGTTCTAACTGTTCTTCATACTTGGGAAGACCTTCCTTCCGGATTCCAAGCCTGTTAAGGCACACAATTAGACATAAAAGACAAACATAACTCTGCATTCCTTTAGGGAAAGAAGCAAAAGCATAAATGTAAAATTTCTCAGGAATCAACTATTAAAACATAACTCTCCACATTAATTAAGGGCCAAAAGCAATTTTAAAGCTCTACAAAGCTCATAACCACGTATAGTAACCAGTGATTCTGTGAAATTGGACTAGAATGTAAAATCATGCTTTACAAAAATGGATCAAGAATTCATAATTGTACAGAATGAGCCCATTGTTGGAAATTCATAAAGAATCCCACTAGTTCTGAGtccaaaaacatttttaaattcagaaatcCTAGTCAATGTTTGAAAGAATTAAGACATAATTAGTTATTGAGACAAAGGATTACTTTTTATTGATCTTGTCAAACTCTGCTGTAAGAAGAGCCATTGATTTCTTGTCATTCCTCAAAAGAGGCTTCTTGATTTCTTTTTCGACTTTATCCAAAGCATTCATCATCATAGCCTCAGCACAAAGGTCATCAGTGAGTCCTCTCCTGCAGAAggtaaaaaaatgatataaaataaacaataactGTTTTAATCATAGAGCAAGCGTAGACACTAGTACCATTGAAAATAATACTTGGGAGTtcatgaaaagaaaatatgaaatagtCAGCATCAGCTGTTACTGACAACATCCAAGCTCAATTCAACTCTAAAAGGGAAATCCCTTGCAAAACAGGACTCAAGTAATTTAACCTTAAGTGAAAGCTATACTTATTCTTTGCATAATCACATAAACATGCTACCATAGCGAAAAAGGGAACAAAATTAACTATGAATTATGGTATTCATCACAACATTAAGGATTGAAAAACAATATACAACTAACTCAAAGTAGGGAGTAGCATACTTGATCCTTATATCCTTCAGGATCAATAAATATGTTCGAGCATCTGGAATGTCCTGAGTTCGTGTTTGGATGGTGTACTGGATGCGCTGAGATTCTGAAAACAAGTCAGCCCTGCATGAGGGGAAAATTTAGAGGCAAACGCATTATAAACCAGTGAATGCATGCACATTTAGAGACAAACACTATTTCATCCTTTTTAAAGAGGCAAGATCACAAACGGTAAGGAAACAGAATAATAGAACAAATGTAGTAGGGTAACGCCAATTGGCCACgtatttaaaaattaatctcTCTTGTACTATTGTTTCAACTTATGGAGTTATGTAGTGAAATCTTATTATAACTTGAAGAACTTAAGAAGGTTAAAAGGATTCTTTTCAACAACCAATTTAAATAAGAGTGCAAATTAAAGCAAGGAATTAGCTATCCCATTGAAAAACAATCTTAAACCCATTTGGAATGCTCATTTAACAGCTAAATTTGAACCCCATTAAGATTAGCTCACTAAGGCTTATCAAACCAGTTCTCAAAGCAATTAACTAAATAAAGTCTTCTTGTACAATCTTCTTATTGACTTAAAATCTGAAACTATAAAAAGAACAAACCACTGGTGAAGGTACAATACcccaaaagtaaataaaaagtaTGACAGGCAGTGAGAGCTGTAGCAATTACAGAGTTTCAAAAAggttattttgatgttatttctAAAACCAATGTACACAATTAAATTTAACAACAGCAATTTGGTTTAATCCCTTACTCTTAGAGTATATTTAAGTAGTTTGTTCTCGCATTTCCCTCATTACTGGCACTTTTATAAGTATACACTAAGGGTGGTTCATAttggtttcttttttctttttttttttgtttttggagcCGGAGGAGGGTTGGCAAATATTGAGCACTCTTTGTAGGGCATTGATGAAGCACTACAGTAGCCTAAACATTCGGGGCAGGATCAAAGAACCACTCATGATCCCTGATTCTACTTTCTACCCTATTGCCTTGCCAAAATTCTACCAAGTACAAACATACAATTTAATATACATGAGATAAAAACAGAGGTGCAAATGTTCAGAAGGAATTGAAGAACAAGTCAGCAAcgacaaaggaaaaaaaaaactttacttCTGCCTAACTGTCTTCATAACC
It includes:
- the LOC107946977 gene encoding probable ATP synthase 24 kDa subunit, mitochondrial, producing MALSARILSKSRQLCGSQSILQKENTIPVRFYAKEAAAPIANKGDEILKNIFLEVKAKYEAALGIFRKEKITIDPDDPAAVSQYAKVMKTVRQKADLFSESQRIQYTIQTRTQDIPDARTYLLILKDIRIKRGLTDDLCAEAMMMNALDKVEKEIKKPLLRNDKKSMALLTAEFDKINKKLGIRKEGLPKYEEQLELKISKAQLEELKKDALEAMETQKKREEFKDEAMPDVKSLDIRNFL